Proteins from one Desulfonema limicola genomic window:
- a CDS encoding glycosyltransferase, producing the protein MHFFTSITANYLPKARVLAKSVKKHNPDAIFHLVLSDNMPEGIVINEEPFDSVLFIDDLDIPNQDSWIFKHSVVELCTAVKGPAFVKLFKTTNADKIVYFDPDIAVLNNLEELEKILDKNSIVLTPHQIVPDTTKEAIIDNEICSLKHGTYNLGFLGISRSEEGLRFVQWWRDRLLEFCYDDIPNGLFTDQKWVDLAPAFFDDIFILRDKTYNVATWNLTHRNVNTDDNGKLIIEGFPVKFFHFSGFDSGAQEIMLKKYAGSNSALFKLRNWYTQELDREGQGVLGKLPSIYSFYSNGELITPAQRKLYRLRQDLMKAFPFPARVIEDKLCYYYWFRENASEEILEKERELMFKEQELDKILNSRSWKITFPLRVLSEFYRNQFINKK; encoded by the coding sequence ATGCACTTTTTTACGAGCATAACGGCAAATTACCTGCCAAAAGCACGGGTATTGGCAAAATCGGTAAAAAAGCACAATCCTGATGCCATATTTCATCTGGTGCTTTCAGATAATATGCCGGAAGGAATAGTGATTAATGAAGAACCATTTGATTCTGTCCTTTTTATAGATGATCTGGATATACCCAACCAGGATTCATGGATATTCAAACATAGTGTAGTTGAACTTTGTACAGCAGTTAAGGGTCCGGCATTTGTAAAATTATTTAAAACTACAAATGCAGATAAAATAGTATATTTTGATCCTGATATTGCAGTATTGAATAATTTGGAGGAACTTGAAAAGATACTTGATAAAAACAGTATTGTTCTGACTCCCCATCAAATTGTTCCTGACACAACAAAAGAGGCCATTATTGATAATGAAATTTGCAGTTTAAAGCATGGCACATATAATCTTGGTTTTCTTGGTATCAGCAGGAGTGAAGAAGGTCTAAGGTTTGTGCAATGGTGGCGGGACAGACTTTTGGAATTTTGCTATGATGATATTCCAAACGGACTTTTTACCGATCAGAAATGGGTTGATCTGGCCCCTGCATTTTTTGATGATATTTTTATCCTTAGAGACAAAACTTATAATGTTGCAACATGGAATTTGACTCATCGAAATGTAAATACTGATGATAACGGGAAGCTGATAATCGAAGGTTTTCCTGTAAAGTTTTTCCATTTTTCTGGTTTTGATTCAGGAGCCCAGGAAATTATGTTGAAAAAATATGCGGGCAGTAATTCTGCATTATTCAAACTTCGAAATTGGTACACCCAGGAACTGGATAGAGAAGGGCAGGGTGTCTTAGGTAAACTTCCAAGTATTTATTCTTTTTATTCAAATGGAGAATTAATTACTCCAGCCCAACGGAAACTTTACCGGTTAAGGCAGGATCTGATGAAAGCATTTCCTTTTCCTGCCCGAGTTATAGAAGATAAGCTTTGTTATTATTATTGGTTCAGAGAAAATGCTTCAGAGGAGATACTTGAAAAAGAAAGAGAATTAATGTTTAAGGAACAGGAACTTGATAAGATTTTGAATTCCAGATCATGGAAAATCACCTTTCCGTTAAGAGTACTTTCTGAATTTTACAGAAATCAATTCATAAATAAGAAATAA